Genomic segment of Gavia stellata isolate bGavSte3 chromosome 10, bGavSte3.hap2, whole genome shotgun sequence:
TGGAGGCGGCTGCGCCCCcgccccctgccctgcccggcccaGCGCCGCCGGAAGGGCGGGCGGAAGGGGCGGGCACGGCGCGGCCGACAAGATGGTGGCCACCAGGCGGGTGGCGGCGCGGCGCAGGGAGGCGGGGGCGCGGGCCGGAGGAGGCAGCGGCAGCCCCTCTGGGCCCCAGCCCGCCGACGAGCCAGAGGTGAGGGGGCTCGGGAGCGCGGGCAGTCGGACGCCACCCGCCGTGCGGGGCTGCGGCAGCCATCTTCCTCCACGCACGCGGTCTCGACATGAGGGCCCCGGTGTCCGCAGCGGGCGGGCGGTGGAGCCCACTGGCTCCGTGGGGCTCGGTGGAGGCGGATGCGAGGCCCGGGCTGGCGGcagcgagcggcggcggggcgggggcagcagTGTGCCCGCGTGCCGCCCCGCCGGTGCCGCAGCGGCGCCCTGCCGCAGCCGGCCCAGCCCCCCTGTCGGGACTGGCAGCCGTTGTGGGTTGTTAAACTACTGAACGTTGCGAGTTAAAGGTTagggtggcttttttttttttttttttctttttgcaccGCGGTTATTCTGGCGttcctctgtgttttttccaCTAGAGGTGCTAACACTTGCGTAAATACCGATCGTTTAGGTAGCATGGTTTACGTTGATCCAACATGGTCCTGTGTTTTGGGAGTATCCTGCGGTTGCGGAGcgttttttctttccaaaattttGAATTGCCTTCCAGGTGACTTGCAGATGATACCTAGCGTTGCAGTTGTGAGGCTAGTCTGTTCCTAAAACTCCTGAAGTTGTTATGGAGAGACCATTTTGGGGCACAGTCTGCCAGTTGCTAGGCTTCAGTGCTTTATGGTTGAGCAAATCGTTGCATGTTTCTGAACATTGGTTCTGGATTTGCTGCCCATGACAGCTTGCCAGAACTTTTTAGAATTAGAAGATTTCttaatgtgtttgtttatatttcttAACGGATGTGcatgtttcttctctcttctgcctCGATCAAAAGACAGTAGACAAACAGATAAGCAAGGGATGGTTTGTTAACACTTCCACATAGATAGAGCTACACAGAGACATGTAATACGTTGTCAGCTTGAgtagatttgtttaaaaagattGTTAGTGATCGGTATCACGTCCTTTTTATAGGGTTATTTTATCTATCGatagcatgcttttttttcttactccttTTCTAGATGACGTCGGCTGAAATTAGTACTCCTGTGTCTATGAGGATGACTAGAAGAAGAACTAAATCAATTTGTAAGCCAGAGGTAATTCAGGAATCTCAGTTTGAAGAGGTGGAACATGCAGAAACAAAGTCAGATGTCAGTGATAGCTTAGAGAGGCAAATTACTAGAAATGAGAACACAACTGTTCGTTCAGCGCAATCAGCTGCTGAACCACAAGCTGATGGGGACGTGTCAGAAGCAGAATCAAACTGTTCTGCTGTGTCTGGTTTTCAGACACCTTTGTTTGTAAGAGTAACAAGAAGACGACAAATTGTAGTTCCTTATCAACCAGATTCTCCTGACAAAAAAAGACACGACAAGACAGCTTTCCTAAATAAGTTAAGCACGACTGTGGATGAAGATGATACCTCTGAAGCTGAGTCTTgttcctttgctgtttctggTGTCCAGATGCCTAATGTTACCAGAACTACAAGAAGCAGgcagagcaaaaggaaattGCAGCCAGATAGAGTTCATGAAGGCCAGAGTGACGATATTTCTGATGCAGAGTTATGCTGCTTAAGTTCACATGCGGAACCATCCATCATTACCAAACGAATTACTAGGAGCATGCAAATGAAATCACGAGCAGAAAATACCAAGCAGACTGAGCAAGTAAACAGAATTGTTTCGGAAGATGAGAATTTAATTGAGGACACCGTTAAATCTGAGCCAGTAATAATTTCTGATTCTAGACCACCTGCAGAACTTGTCTCTGACACAGAACATGCTTCCTCTGTCACTGAGGATAATAAAGAACCCAGTTCACCTAAAAGCAAATGTTCTTCCAAATCTGCCAGTAGAACCCAGAGTGAAGATGTGAAAGAAGAGGTTTTGAATGATGTGACACCCACCAGTCTTACAAAAATGAAGCTAAGTGACACTGAAttgcctggaaaaaaaccagtaCAAAATACACAGTCTGTTGGGGTAGATGATTCAGAGGAAGCATGTGGCCAAATACAAGAAGACAGTAAAATACTTGTGAGGGAGGGGAAATCAGAGCGTATGGATCTATCTTTGTCTTATTGCATGAGTCCCAAACAAGTTTTAGAATCCCGAGAGCAAATAACACCaaatgaaagtaaaagaaattcagaatgCAACATAGCAGATGCTGAGGCAGGTGCACAGCAGTCTTTCACCCATGCTGATAAATTAAGAAAGGGTAAGCAAGCTAGTGCAACGAGCAGCCCACAAAAGGACATAGATGTTGCACGAAGAACTGATAGCGCTGGTAGATGCAGGATGCTTGAAGGCGGTGTGGACAGTAGTGAAGACCAAACAGGAGAATATGCTGAGTCTGTATCCCCCAGCAGCAAAAGATCAAGCAGTGGAAATGATTCTGTTGCATTGTTGCTGAGCAAAGATGAAAGTGATGAATCTGAAAATAGTGATGTTGAGGATGTAGATACAGGTGAAGAGAATGTGTGTTACAAAGAGGCAGATGAGATGACTCCTTACCCCAACAAATCTTCAAAAAAGAGTTCACTGCATGCTGAAGGGCTTTTTGTAATTGATACTGAGCCTGGCATGAGTTCCAGCCAAAAGTATTACCTAGATCAGGTAGACCAGGATAGCGATGCTGAAAGTAAGCACGAAAGAAGTGAAAAAGGTGAAGAATCCTCAGATCTGGAAGAGGCTGAAGAGGAATTCATAGATGAAGATGAgaaagatgaagatgatgattTGTTGAAAAATAAGATTGACGTGTAAGTATCTTCTTGGGAATAACTAAAGAATCTGCATTGCATTCAAGCATGTGCATAAGATATATACATTAAGTGCTAAATGACGTGGAATAAATGAGGGAGTAGTCTCATCACGTAAGTCATATTGATGCGGAAAGCGGGGTTGCACAGATTATAAAATACCAATATAGTCCATAAATTCAGAGTTTGGCgctttttggttttatatacAGCAGAACAGAACTCTGAAATATTTAGGCATCTGGAGGCCTTGTACATGTTTGGCTTAAAAAACAGAATGTGAAACTGGGTTAAACTGGTCAGGCTGACTTAATTGCTTATTCAGGTCACAGTTTTCTTAATTGttgatttacttatttttttagtttgaatttaaataacaaaaagtcCAGTAAATCTTTACACGTTGTCCAATTAGATCATGCTTTTTAATCCTAAACAGTCACATATACTTTTATGTTTTCGGTTCTTGTTGTGGTGTGGGATGGTGACATTTCAAGTGAAATAAGCTcagcatagaatcatagaatactTTAGGTTGGATGGGACCTCTTGAGCTCTTGTAGTCTAACTGATGCTAAAATCCCTTTATATGCTTCATATGTTTAAAGCGTAATACTCTGTTTAGGTTGGATAAATAAGTCTTAATCTTCTAAAACCCTTCAGGTAGGCCAGAAGTCTTACAAAAACTTAGCCAAACATTCAGTGTAAAGACATTGTAGAAGATTAGTCACAGTTTAATAGAAAGTTTTAAAGGGCTTATATTAATAAGCGTTCAAGCTACAATAAATATCTGTTGTACCTCTATAGATACTGCTATATTTTTCCATAATACTGTATAGCTTTAAAGCATTATTGTAATCAAAAACCTCCTTTTGAGTCAGTCATAGTACACTGTTTGCAGATACATTCCTTTGGCTGCCTGAATGAAGTAATGACAAAACATGAAACACACTAGCTTTGGTATGTTTAGTAACCTTATTCCTAGTAGTTATACAGACAAGGACTTAAACTTTGTACAACGAATTCTAGCTTCTTTGTACTTTTCATACTTTTCACTAAGAGCTGACAATA
This window contains:
- the DNTTIP2 gene encoding deoxynucleotidyltransferase terminal-interacting protein 2, producing the protein MVATRRVAARRREAGARAGGGSGSPSGPQPADEPEMTSAEISTPVSMRMTRRRTKSICKPEVIQESQFEEVEHAETKSDVSDSLERQITRNENTTVRSAQSAAEPQADGDVSEAESNCSAVSGFQTPLFVRVTRRRQIVVPYQPDSPDKKRHDKTAFLNKLSTTVDEDDTSEAESCSFAVSGVQMPNVTRTTRSRQSKRKLQPDRVHEGQSDDISDAELCCLSSHAEPSIITKRITRSMQMKSRAENTKQTEQVNRIVSEDENLIEDTVKSEPVIISDSRPPAELVSDTEHASSVTEDNKEPSSPKSKCSSKSASRTQSEDVKEEVLNDVTPTSLTKMKLSDTELPGKKPVQNTQSVGVDDSEEACGQIQEDSKILVREGKSERMDLSLSYCMSPKQVLESREQITPNESKRNSECNIADAEAGAQQSFTHADKLRKGKQASATSSPQKDIDVARRTDSAGRCRMLEGGVDSSEDQTGEYAESVSPSSKRSSSGNDSVALLLSKDESDESENSDVEDVDTGEENVCYKEADEMTPYPNKSSKKSSLHAEGLFVIDTEPGMSSSQKYYLDQVDQDSDAESKHERSEKGEESSDLEEAEEEFIDEDEKDEDDDLLKNKIDVLHLSSSIDPGLNIKKLGGLYISFDAKNQKPRSSVIKQLKEKKKDQLLQKSIITPDFEKKECVPPFRESLHQLKKQRRAEREKTTGDGWFGMKAPEITSELKNDLKVLKMRASLDPKHFYKKNDRDGLPKYFQVGTVVDSPIDFYHSRIPKKQRKRTIVEELLADSEFRRYNKKKYQEIMSEKAAFAAGKRNRKKKKFHN